The Ignavibacteria bacterium genome contains the following window.
AAAGATGAATTTGCTATATGGAATGGAATATAGATGTTTTGAACATAGAATGTTGGTAGATCAGTTGTAATTTTATCTGAAAAAGAGATACAAATTGCATTTGTAGATTCACTTGTGGTGTAATCAGATATAAGATTACAAACAGGTTCTTCAATGTTTAGTTCAAAAGAATAAAGTTTGCTAACTTTCTCTAATAATTCTACAAAGTCCAATACAGATTTCTTTAATATTGAAAGGGCTTCCTTTTTATTAAATATACCAATCTCGTCTAAATCGGCAACAATATGCCATAAAACCTTATCTTCTAAATTAAGAAAACCTGCTTGAATCGCTTGTAGTAGAGCAATCTGGATTTGGTGAACAATCTTAATTGAGTGGATAAACTTAATATTTTCTTCGGCAGGTAAGAATGAACTCTTTTTTAGACCATTCATTTATTGCAGAAAGCACTGACTTCAAAACTAATAATCGTTGACCATTTTCTTTTTGTATTTCGTTAGCTGGAATGCGTATAACCGTGTATCCATGCTTTTGTAAGATTTCATCTCGTTCTTTATCTGAATCAATATGTCGATTGTGTTGTTCGCCATCAATTTCAACTATGATTTTTTCTTTAGATTTAGGATGAAATATAGCAAAATCAACCCGTTGATGTCCTGTATTATCCATATTTAGATTCGGTGGAAGAAGACTTGAAATTTCAACTTGAGGCAGAACAAATTGTTTATAATTTTCCCCCAAAAATTTTGGGAGAAAATCTTCATAGAAAATATTTTCCTCTTTACTATCTAACCATATACTCTTTTGAGTTTTTTTATACCCTCTAATTACTAAAGATTCTATAAGCGTTAAAGAAGATTCGATTTTTGGTGATTTAAACATCTCCTTAAATTCTTTTTCAATTTTAGGAGATGAAAGAGTAATTCGTCCTCTGGTTAAAATCTTTTCCAAGACCGAAATTATCTGGCGTTGCTTTTGAGTTAGTGTAGGTTTAGATTCTCCAGCGGGAAAGTCAATTCTCCACTGAGAAAAAGCCTTTGAAATTTCTTCCTCTATATCCTCAGAATTAATACTTTCCAGCAAATCTTCAGGAACTGCTACAGATTCAAAAAACCGAACTTGGTAATCTTGAAATCTTGTTCTGGCTTTAAGAGTCCGGGGAAAGAAAGTTTCTGTTAAAGACTGTTTTTCTTTCTCAGGTTCTAATAGCTTAGTATCTTCAGGTTCAAATGGAACAGTTTCTTTACAATTGGGATAACGAGAGCACCCATAGAATTTCCCACCAGCATTTGGCCCTCTTTTTGCTGTGCGTAAAACCATTAAAGAACCACATTTTGGACATCTAACTTCTGTCATTATTTAACTCCGTTCTTTTTAGTTGGCAATTGCAATTAAGGTTTCGCGGCTTGTAGCAGTAGGGAGATTTATGACATTGCTGTTCAACTTGGCATAATAGTCTAATATAGAAATACTAAGGCTTAAAACATCTACTTCTGGTCTCTATTGCTACAAACCATTGTAATCAGCTGCCACTAAATGTTTTTAATGTCCAGTAAGCTTTTAAGTATTTATTTAATCGTTTTAAATCTCTATCGTTTAACTCTTTTAGTCTAGTGATGTCCAGATTGTCAAGCAAATCATTTATTTTTACTTTTACTGCAATTGGATTTTGTTTAACTCTCTCTATAAATTTATCATAATCTTCATTTTCTGATTCCTTAGTAAGTAATTTCAGAACTGAAATTACCTCTTCGGAGAATCCTTCATTTCTTAGGTCTTCAAATGTCAAATTACTATCTTCTATAACGTCATGTAATATTCCACAAATTTTTTCTATTTCTGTTTCACCTCTTAACATTACACGAATTGGATGTAAAATGTATTCCATGCCTGCCTTATCTTTCTGTCCTTTATGTGCATTTATGGCTATTTCTAGAGCTTTTTCTAAAGTTGCCATATTTTTTTATCTCCTTTAAAAAGTTTTTAAATATTTCTTTTTGTCTATTCTCTTCCATTAAAAGATACAATTCACATTATATATGGGCCGTCATCAAACATGAAATACATATAAAAATATTCTGGAGGTGATTTTCTAACTTCGTATTGGATTGACGCTTCGATAATTTCTTTACAAAGACTGATTGCTTCTTGAGGCGTATAAAAATCCCCAACTTGATATCTTTCTTTTTCATCCATTTAATGAAAGTTATCATCGACCATTACAAATATATTTTTTTCCCCATAACATTGCTTATAGATAAAATTTAATAATAGCGTTTAAAAAATTGTGTAAAAGGATAAAAATAAAAGAGGCATTTACCCTCACTAAATTTGAAAAAAAATGGAGGATAAATGCCCATGGAAATATCATACAAACAACACCTAAGCGAAATTATTGAATATTTCAAAGAAAACAAAAATCTAGTTTCTTTTATTAACTCAATTGTATCAAGATTTCTGAAATATTTAATTGAGACTTTACTTGAAGCAAAAGTTGAATATGAGAGGACTAAAGCTTTGATAAGAAGGAATTGGTATAATATAAGGATCAGAAAGAAGAACTTGAGATATATAACTTTTGTGTTTTGATTGCTTTGGGACTTAACGGAGAGACCAATAAAAAGGAAATAATTGATTTTCTTTTGGTTGGTAAAGAGACCAAGAGAAATTACAAGAGATTTATAAACTCACTAATTGATCGTGGGCTTAATGTTAATGAATTAGAATTATTTGTTCACGATGGTGATTTTGCCATTGTTAGTGCAATAAATGAGATATTTGGTGATATAGTTAAACAACAGAATTGTATCTTTCATAAACTGAAAAATCTTAGTAATGCAATCAAAAACAAAGATTTGAAAGAAGAAATCTTAGGTGAAGCATCACAAGTCTATAAATCAAAAAGTTATTTTGAATAAATCGAAAAAAAGAAAGAGTTTATTAAGAGATATTCCAAAATTGAACCTGAAGCCGTTGCAATTTTTTCAAGTGACGAGTTGATTAAGACAAAGTATTCAATGGATTTAAGACTTCACCATTTAATTCATACAACCAATCCAATTGAAAGGACAATAAGAGAGATAAGAAGAAGAACAAATGCGATTGGGTGTTTTGAAAATCTATCTAGTGCAGATAAAATTTTGTATTTGTACTTAATCGTTGGTTTTATAAATCGTTAATTGTTTGGTAATGCCTCTTTCAACTATTTTAACCTTTACACAAATTTTGGAACTTAATAAATAGATATTTCAATAAATTATACCTTTCCTAGCCGTGGTAAGCCATAAATACAAAAGTTGATGAAAAGTAGAATGTTCAATTAACAACATCACGCACCATTACGCTGGACGCTTACTGGCAGCTAGCATTTTGTTTTCTTGTTCATTATCACTTAGATTAATGTCTCTAATAATTACAACTCCGTCAGAGCTTAGTGTCATAATTCTACTCTCGTCTTCGGAAAATGCTACGAAGGTCACTTTCTTAGTTTTGTCATATTTGATATTATCACCGTGCCCTGTGAATGAATTAATTATCTTCCCATTAACTGTCTTTGCAATATGAACAACATTAGATTCTTGATGTCCATAACCTCCTAAAGTCAAAGGTTCATAACCTTGTTCAGATAATGCTAAATACTCACCTGTCGGACTGAAACAAAGAAAATTTTTCCCCTTTATTTCATTCCACTTATTATAAGTGTGGTAAATATTTGTTTTTGATTTATAAATATTTTGTCTCAACTTAACTTCTGTCGGTTTGCTGTCAAAAAGTTTATCATCAACAAAAAGGATGTATGTATCTGGTGTGCTATCATAAGTTGCGAAATAACCCGTTTTGGAAAATCCACAAACCCAAGATGCATATGTTGGATATCTACTTAAATATTCATCAAGTATTTCTAATGTACTTTTCTTTTCATCAAAATGAAGTTTTATTAAATGTATACCACCACCAGTTTCCAATCGATAAACTATACCCAAATACCTATTGTCATAACTGAATGATGCATAATTATAAAATTGGGTATCTTTAGGAAAAATAATCTCTTTGACTACACTGGTTCCAGTAATCCCAATTTCGGTATACTTTTTGACACCAACTACAGAATGAGAATTGATTTTAGTATAATCTTCAATTCCTAATGCTTGAAATTGCTCTTTGTAGGAATTAAAGATTTGTAGACGATTTTTATCAACCTTTATTTTTGCTTGTTCTTTCTCTTTTTCTTGTAGATAAAAACTAGGGTCATCTAAATCCTGTCTAAACTTTGAAACTTCTTCTACTTTTAATTCTTTACCATTTAGTTTATGGAAATACCTTACTTTGGATGACACTTGTGCATAAAGTTTTCCATCTGGACTCATAAACCTATAATGGTGGTAGTTAGGGGGAGTAATATCTTGAAATGTTATGGGGTCAATTATTTTCGCTGCTCTTCTGATATTTTGCTCAACAATTAAACTACCGTCATTTCTAAACGCTAAAAAGCTGCTGGAGATGAAGTTTATAGTTTCACCCTTTTCGATGTCATAAAGGAAATATTTATTGCTTTCATCTTGAAGAACTAAAAATTGACCGTTTGGGGAAAGATATGATTCCTTGTATTTGTTGTAATCGATTAATATTTCACGTAACTCATACTTTGCAGTTTGAGGATTAAATTTGGAAAGGTAGATTTCGTTTTTTCGATGTGATACAATTTTGTTTAGTTGCTTAGAGCAAAATTCAATGTTGCCAATAACTGCATCTTTTATCTCAAGAGTTTGGGGGTTAAAAACTATTTGATTAGACGATAAAGCGTATTTCTCAAAAAACTTAAAGTCCAAAGCGTCTTTAAAAAGTGAGTGATGCACTTTTCGCTCATCAAAATGTATTCTTGTGCAATTTTTCAAATCGAAGGCATTCAAAGATTTTGTGTTTGAAATATTTTTTTCTTTATCACGAAACCAGATAATTTGATGTTTTTTGAACAGGTCAGGATTTAGAATTTCTATTTGCTCTAAAATGGCATTATTTGGATTAGTTGAAAGGTAAAGTGAATACCTTTCTTTTGATTTTATTAAAAAATAGGGTATTTCGTTTATGGTGAATAGTTCTACCGAATCTTCATCGTTGAGCGTAACTTTATTCCTTCCTGCTAATAATATTTTTGTGCTTTGAAGACTTACGACAAGAGTATCATTATGATATTTGTTAACTTCCAGGTTAGGAGTTGCATCGATTAAAATATCTGCCTTCCCCGAATTAAAAAATAAAAGAGATTTTTCAGTATTTTCTATTGTGTATGGTTTGTCAGTACAGTTGTTTTGGTACTTTCTGATTATTTTCTTTTGAATAATAAAAACACCATTTTTAGTAGGGTAAATTTCGTGGGTTGTATATGTTTCTATTATTTTTTGAGATTGAGAAAGTTCATGAAAATGATCTGTTTTATCATCTGGAAGTGAAGAAATAACTTCTTCTTTAATTTCTTCAGTTTTTCTATTTAGGTCGGTTAGTTCATTTACACACTTTAGATACTTCCCGATATGAATTAAATTTTCGTTTTTGTTTTCCAAATTAACTTTAAAATTAAGATTGATCGTTTCAGAGTAGGTTGTATGTATATTTGTACAGTTAAGCGTATTGTTTTCAAGTGTGAATACATTACCTAATTTGTCTATTGCGTTATTTTCCTTTTTTGGTATTTCGAAGTACTCATCAAGATTGTACAAACTTGAAACTTTCAATACTTCATTATAAATGATATAAATATTTAAGTTGGCTTCATCTATTAAGTAATAATTAAAATTTTCAAATGATTTTAATTCTGTTAAGTATTTATTAGTATGGTGTACTAATTCGTAACAATGAATTGTTTTGGATTTTATATTATAAAGCCAAGCTTTATTGTTGTCAACAAGTATCTTAATTTCACGGTAATCGTTTAATAATTCTCCTACCAATGAGAAAGTTTCTGTGTTATAAACTCCAAGGTTAGTTATTCCGCTTGCAGTATTTCCTACTTTAGTTACAAATAAAAAATTAGTTTCATTAATCTTGTGAATCTCTGTTGGGCTATAATGGTTTTCAGTTAGCAATATTTGCTTTTTCTCATCATAAAGCAATAGTCTGTCCTTCATCAGAAAGAAGGAATATTCTGTGTCGTCAAAAACAAAAGCCTTTTTAAACTCACTTGACCCAAGTCTAAAGGCTTCTTTTATCTCTAATTCTTGCTGAAAAACGGTATTATTAAAATTGCATTTTGCAATCAATTTGCCTGTTGCATTCAGAGTTGTCAGTATAGTAGGATTTTTTGAATTAGCATTAATAGACGTAATTATTTTATCTTGGGCGTAAATATCAATTTTCAAATTGTCAACCAATGAAACAATTTGAAATTGGCTATTTTTATATCCAATACTCGGAAATATTTTAAATGGTCTTTTAATCTGTGTCATTTGTCTTTATGCTTGCTGCAAAAATTTTTGAGCTTTACGTTCGGGCGGAAGACCTGACGGAGTCATTGTCGTCCGAGAAGAAAACTCTATCTAAAGTAATAAAAAAGTAAATATTAGTCAAAAATAGCATTTAAAAAATTGTGTAAAATGATAAAAATATAAGAGGCATTTACCCTCACTAAATTTGAAAAAAATGGAGGATAAATGCCCATGGAAATAACATTCAAACAACACCTAAGCTAAATTATTAAATATTTCAAAGAAAACAAAAATCTAGTTTCTTTTATTAACTCAATTGTATTAAGATTTCTTAAATATTTAATTGAGACTTTACTTGAAGCAAAAGTTGAATATGAGCGGAATAAAGCTTTGTTAAAAAGGAATTGGTATCGGAATGGTTATTACACAAGACATTTAATTACTAAGATCGGACTAATTGAGAATATTCGAGTTCCGAGCTTAAGATATATAGTATATCAAAATAATATTTTTGATAAATGGGAAATACGCCTTAGTGATGTAGATTACTCAAATTCTCAAAAACTCTTTGGAAATGATATCCGTAAATCGAAAAAGTGATCATAAGTGGAAGCAACTTTGGTTTTCTAAACAACGACCAGAAAAATAATCTCCAGAAATGAATTCGTGCTTTACTCTTAATTCCTATAATTACAATTGATTTCATTAGAGCTGCAAGGTACTCACTGTTTTTCAAATAATTAGAAATACTGAAATTAATTTTGTATTGTGGTTTAAATTCCTTCAAGAATTTTTTAACTCTCTCATAATAATATTTCGGTGAATATATTTCCGACACAACTCTTTTGTAACCATCAATTAATTTATCAAGTCCAAGTTTTGGAATAAGATTTGTCGAGACATCTGTATTATTACCGGAAAAGTTTTTTACGATACGATTTTCATTCACAAGCCGTTCGTATAATTTTGTTCCTTTTGGTGCATTCAAAAGACCAACCATTGCTGTTACAATTCCACTTTGCTGAATAAAATCTACCATTCGATCAAAAATATTTGGTGGATCGTTATCAAATCCAAGTATGAACCCTGCCTGAACTTCCATTCCAGCCTTCTGAATTTTCTTAACATTATGTAAAATTTCTCTTCTTTGATTTTGAGTTTTTTTACATTCTTTTAGACTTTCCTCATTTGTGGTTTCAATCCCCACAAACACAGCATTAAATCCTGCATCAACCATTAGTTGTAATAATTCATCATCGTCAGAAAGATTTATTGAAGCCTGAGTATTGAATGTGAAAGGATATTTCATTGCTTTCTGCCACTCAATTATTTCGGGAAGAACTTCCAGTTTTAATTTTTTCTTGTTGCCGATAAAATTATCATCGACAAAAAATACATTTCCTCTCCAGCCGCGTTTATACAGTGCATTTAATTCCTCAATGATTTTAGATGTACTTTTTGTTCTGAATTTTCTTCCGAAAAGATTGGTCACATCGCAGAAGTCGCAATTATAAGGACAACCTCTTGAAAATTGAACACTCATTGAAGAATAATCTTTTAATCTTATCAAGTTCCATGATGGAATTGGCGTTGAATTGAGATCAGCAAATTCTGCTGTTGAGTAAATATGTTTTGGATTGCCCGTTTCCAGATCGTTTAGAAATTGGGGCAATGTAATTTCAGCTTCATTCAATACCAGATAATCAATTTCATTATGATCAATATAACCAGCTGTGAAAAATGGACCGCCTGCAACAATTCTAATTTTATGTTCTTTACATCTTTTAATTACACTTATCACCGATTTACTTTGAACTGACATCGCACTCAAAAACACAAAATCGATTCCGGCAAAATCAGTATCTCTAAGAGGACGGACATTCAGGTCGATCAATTTTTTATTCCATTCTTCTGGAAGCATTGATGCAATTGTTAATAATCCAAGAGGAGGATGAGTTGCTTTTTTTGATATAAATTTCAAAGCATGCTTGAAACTCCAGAAAGTATCTGGAAATTCAGGATAGACTAATAAAATTTTCATTTTAAATTCCTTTGTTTAGATAATTAAATTCTAAATGAAGTTAAGTAAAGTTTTGATTGGAAAAAACTGGCGGATTAGAATAAAATTTTATCTTTTGTATTCAACTCTCGTTACTGAAAAAAATATACTTAATGAATGGTGAAATGATTAAAATAAAGAAATTCTTTTCTGTAATATTCGATTTTATGGGAAGCAAAATATTTTATTGACTAAATTAATTCGCAAGAGAATTTGCCAATATTTGAAAATCTATGCTTTTTTAAACTCAGGATATTCATTCCATACTTTACCATGGAAAATTCTTCCATTTGCTTTTTTATTTCGTTTGACTTCATCAGCTCCCCAGGTGCCCCATTGCTTGAAGAAGAATGCGACATTCTGCTTTTTGCATTGATAGAATATTTCTTCTACCCATTCTTTTTTCATTGGTCTTGCATTTTTACCTGATTCACCACCAACAATTGCCCAATGAATTTCTGTTAAATCCAAATTACCGACTGCACCAATCAATGGCTCAAATGAAATAAACCTGATTCGAGCATTTATTTTTCTTAGTGTATCAATTCTTTTTTTAAACGCAGCACTTTCAACACTAACACCAAGCCAGACATTTGGTGGGACATCTTTATTTGAAAAATATTTTTCTATTTGATTGCGGTTAAAACCGATTTTTTTCTATTATTTTTTTTCTTTAGCCACGAGTTGAAACTCGTGGCTTTTTTTAACTATCTCTCTCTACTGCTCTTCTAGCTTGCGAATCAGCTCGATTTCTTCTAGAATTAGATTAATATATTTTTGAAAATTTATTATTGCTCCGAGCTCTGGTTTTTTAAATTATTTATTTGCATTGCCACGAGCTTTAGCTCGTGGCATAATTGAATATCAAATAATTTGAGCTCTAGCCAAAATATTTTCCCTCTGAGATCGATTAAAGCCGATTTTTTCTATTATATTTTTTCTCTCTCGCCAAGAGTTGAAACTCGTGGCTGGCTATTTTTTTTTAATTATTTCTCACGGCTGCTCTTCCAGATTCTGAACAATTTCTAGTTATTCAAGAATTAGATTAATATTTTTTGGGAAATTTATTATTAACCCGAGCTTTGATTTTTTATTATTTAACTTATTCGCCTCGAGCTCTAGCCAAAATATTTTTTTCCTCTTTGAATTCGGTTAAAACCGATTTTTTCTGTCAAAAAATTTTTTTTGTTAAAAAAAAATATATATATTTGAGTAATCCAGTTTATCTGGAGGTGGAAGGTCCTAAGAGCCTTTGCCCCGAGCAATCGGGGTTTTTCTTTTTATGGCAATCGTTTTATACCATATCCTTCAATTCCTGTTTTACCTTTATAATATTTATTCTCAATCACTTCAATAATTTTGTCACCGAAAGTATATTCTTTACCCTCATTTATCCCATATTTCTTAAACATAAATCTTCTTGATGGATGAGCAATTAAATCTGCTAATTGTAAGCAGGCAATGTTAAGCATTTTTTGTTTTACTTTTAATTCTTTACTTGTTAATCTTTTTTGCAGTCTATGAGCCTCTATGAATTGAGTCCCATTTGCATAAATTTTTTTATATGATTCTTTTAAACGTATATCTTCGTTACCACCTCGTGATTCAATCATGATATCTCCACAGGAATTTACGCTTTCTAAAAAGAAATAATATCTTTCAACTATGATTTCTAAACAGTAATGGTAAGGATCATATTTCCATGTTTGATATTTTATATTATGTTCCAATTTGTCGATTAAAACTGACACTACTACATAATCAAGTTCATTTAGAAGATTTAGAAAATCTGAATTAAATTGTTCTTCAATCTCTGGATTTTTTAAAGCATTGAATGGATATTTTTTATTTACAAGTTCTTTTCGATGAAGTATTATTGGCTCGTCTGGATGATAAGGAAAATATTTCTGTTTTAATTTTTCTAATGAAGGGGTTACTACTTCCTTTACATAATTTAATTCAAAAATTAAACCCGTTAAGCTCAGATAACGATGATTTGGATTTTCAGAACTTTTAAGATCATTGTTACCCACTTCATCAATGTATACTCTATATTTATTCATTTATCAAGAATATTTATTCCTCGTTAAATTTTTTAAGGCTTCAGCAATTTTCTTAAGGGTTTCGTTAATACTTTTTAGTTGCTTTTCAATATATGTTTCACCATCAGGATTAATACGATAAAAAAATTGATCAATTGTAAGGTTAAATGTTTTTGAAAATTGTTTTACTCCTTCAATATCTGTGTAGCCTAAATCAACTTTATAATTTGAAGGTATTTTATGTTCTTTGTAAAGTGGAGAGGCTATTGTTGTATAACCAACTGTTATAACATATTTAGATCTTGGAGGGATATTAATTCCATTTTTATTTACAGCATTTTTCGAAAAATATTTATTAAATACTGGGTCTCCCAAATCAAGCTCAGGATTTATATTAATTCGAACACTTTTTGCCAAACCACCACCTTCGTTACTTAGAACTAATACGATAGAATAAAAATTAGATCCATTATCAAAATATGCTATTACATTTGGTTCATTCTTTTGTTTTTCTAATTCAAAACTCTTTTTTAATATTTCTAAAGTCTTATCGTTTGATTGTCGCAATTTTCTTGTTTCATAAGAATACCAAATTATAACAGTCAAAGTAATTAGTAATACTAATGCATTGATTGTTTCATAGTTTTGAGTGAAAAATTCCCAGAGAGAATATAAAATATTCGCGTTAACAAAATTCATATCTTAAAACCCTCATAATATTCTAAAATTTTTTCCAACATTTAATCTGTCTCACTCTATTATTTCAATTTCTTCAGGAGTAAAATTAATATTTAGTTGAAAATTTTCTATTTGCCACGAGCTTTAGCTCGAGGCATAATTGAATATCAAATATTTCGAGCTCTAGCCAAAATATTTTCCCTCTGAGATCGATTAAAACCGATTTTTTCAATTTTATTTTTTATCTCTAGCCACGAGTTGAAACTCGTGGCTGGCTATTTTTTTAATTATTTCTCTCGGCTATTAGTTATTTCAAAACTCTCGAAAAATTTTTTGAATTTGTTTCTCTCGCCCGCTTTCAATCCCCTCCTTCTATTATTTCTATTTCTTCCGGAGTTAATTCGTAGAGCTGGTAAACTAAATGGTCTATTTCTTTTTCCCATGCACTTGTATCTGATTGCGGATTTTCTTTTTTCGCAGAAATTATTTTATCTACCAGTGTTTCTATTTTCTCTACAATGGACTGGTTGTTTGAAGTGATGGTTGGAAATGGAAGATCTTCAATAAATGCTTTTTTATACCTATAACCCTCTTCACCTAATCCTCCTCCAGCATACCATTTCTTAAAAAAGAATGTAATTGGATTAGAATTTAGCAATCCACATATGTATTTTAAGTTTTTACCTGTCATTAAAAATGATGTTGCTTCAACATAAAAATTGTCAATGTCAAAATAAAATTGAGGGTTTCTAACAATTTCAGAATAAATCACCTTCTCCTTCTCAAACTCGGGGTAGTAGGCGATTTGGTCTTGTGTTTCAAACCATTTGTTGCCAGTTTTTTTGCGTGCATTAAAGCCTAAATGTGGATATTTCTTACCAGATTGTTCGAGCTGTCGG
Protein-coding sequences here:
- a CDS encoding DUF559 domain-containing protein, translating into MTEVRCPKCGSLMVLRTAKRGPNAGGKFYGCSRYPNCKETVPFEPEDTKLLEPEKEKQSLTETFFPRTLKARTRFQDYQVRFFESVAVPEDLLESINSEDIEEEISKAFSQWRIDFPAGESKPTLTQKQRQIISVLEKILTRGRITLSSPKIEKEFKEMFKSPKIESSLTLIESLVIRGYKKTQKSIWLDSKEENIFYEDFLPKFLGENYKQFVLPQVEISSLLPPNLNMDNTGHQRVDFAIFHPKSKEKIIVEIDGEQHNRHIDSDKERDEILQKHGYTVIRIPANEIQKENGQRLLVLKSVLSAINEWSKKEFILTCRRKY
- a CDS encoding phosphohydrolase, coding for MATLEKALEIAINAHKGQKDKAGMEYILHPIRVMLRGETEIEKICGILHDVIEDSNLTFEDLRNEGFSEEVISVLKLLTKESENEDYDKFIERVKQNPIAVKVKINDLLDNLDITRLKELNDRDLKRLNKYLKAYWTLKTFSGS
- a CDS encoding DUF5131 family protein produces the protein MGFNRNQIEKYFSNKDVPPNVWLGVSVESAAFKKRIDTLRKINARIRFISFEPLIGAVGNLDLTEIHWAIVGGESGKNARPMKKEWVEEIFYQCKKQNVAFFFKQWGTWGADEVKRNKKANGRIFHGKVWNEYPEFKKA
- a CDS encoding B12-binding domain-containing radical SAM protein; this encodes MKILLVYPEFPDTFWSFKHALKFISKKATHPPLGLLTIASMLPEEWNKKLIDLNVRPLRDTDFAGIDFVFLSAMSVQSKSVISVIKRCKEHKIRIVAGGPFFTAGYIDHNEIDYLVLNEAEITLPQFLNDLETGNPKHIYSTAEFADLNSTPIPSWNLIRLKDYSSMSVQFSRGCPYNCDFCDVTNLFGRKFRTKSTSKIIEELNALYKRGWRGNVFFVDDNFIGNKKKLKLEVLPEIIEWQKAMKYPFTFNTQASINLSDDDELLQLMVDAGFNAVFVGIETTNEESLKECKKTQNQRREILHNVKKIQKAGMEVQAGFILGFDNDPPNIFDRMVDFIQQSGIVTAMVGLLNAPKGTKLYERLVNENRIVKNFSGNNTDVSTNLIPKLGLDKLIDGYKRVVSEIYSPKYYYERVKKFLKEFKPQYKINFSISNYLKNSEYLAALMKSIVIIGIKSKARIHFWRLFFWSLFRKPKLLPLMITFSIYGYHFQRVFENLSNLHH
- a CDS encoding DUF3800 domain-containing protein, which gives rise to MNKYRVYIDEVGNNDLKSSENPNHRYLSLTGLIFELNYVKEVVTPSLEKLKQKYFPYHPDEPIILHRKELVNKKYPFNALKNPEIEEQFNSDFLNLLNELDYVVVSVLIDKLEHNIKYQTWKYDPYHYCLEIIVERYYFFLESVNSCGDIMIESRGGNEDIRLKESYKKIYANGTQFIEAHRLQKRLTSKELKVKQKMLNIACLQLADLIAHPSRRFMFKKYGINEGKEYTFGDKIIEVIENKYYKGKTGIEGYGIKRLP